From Pedobacter aquae:
CCCAATTAGAAGCATAGGAAGTATGCAAATAAATACCATAACCTTTGGTACTCATGAAAAAAGTAACCGGGCAGTAATTGGCTTCTAAGACATTATAAGCGCCAACTTCATGCGGTAAGCCTTCGCCTCTACCCACATTTAACCTTAGCTTTTTACCCTTTCGGTCTAAAAAATCCATTCTTTCGCCAAAACCAAAAAAATGCTCGTTGGCTTGCATGGTTTTGGTTATGGTTTTTGCTTCGCCTTTTATTTGGGCAGGTAAAGCATCTTCATTAATAAGTAAACCTTTATGGTTATAAACTTTGATTAAAAATGGAGTTTTCTGAATTTCTAGCTTTAAACTATCAGAATTGATGGTGATTTTGTTTTGATTTTCTACATGGTTAAGCTGTACTGCAGACCAATTGTAATTATTAACCATGTAATTTTCTTGAGCCACAAAA
This genomic window contains:
- a CDS encoding alpha-glucosidase domain-containing protein, encoding MLIKKNFLIIFLSVFFLGSTSVLSQERAIETIIKKGNEFTFQQNGTTIKIEFCSPKVFRVRYSANGTFVAQENYMVNNYNWSAVQLNHVENQNKITINSDSLKLEIQKTPFLIKVYNHKGLLINEDALPAQIKGEAKTITKTMQANEHFFGFGERMDFLDRKGKKLRLNVGRGEGLPHEVGAYNVLEANYCPVTFFMSTKGYGIYLHTSYASNWDMGTSNPNQYSFAPENGELDYYFIYGPSFPSLIQDYTNITGKAPLMPKFALGLHVGTYSGGTWGMKK